From the genome of Patescibacteria group bacterium, one region includes:
- a CDS encoding peptidoglycan-binding domain-containing protein, with product MYQTKTKKFVAGLIGASLALSLAFAVTVKADTVSDLTAQIASLLATITGLQAQLSTIQGTPSMSTGFTFLTDLQVGSKGTDVMNLQKVLNMSADTQVASGASAGAPGYETSTFGPATKAAVMKFQAKKGITPVLGYVGPKTRAVLNAMSTVVVNPGNPNNPAPTPGTGLTVSSPVQPATTIAPNGASRVPFTKITLTAGNDGDVTVNSLTIQRTGLAQDAAFASIVLIDEQGLQIGTSKTFNSNHQTTLGDPFVIPRGTSRTLTVAGNMPTSGSSYSGQVATLTVVGVNTSATVTGSLPITGAAQTMNSSLTLGTATLYSSQYDPASNLNKSIGDTGVKFSGIKVTAGSAEDVTLWSVRWNQTGSAGASDIANLVTVLDGTSYPTIVSADGKYYTTLFPNGIAIQKGFSKEFYIQGDIVGSGSANRTVEFDLYNASDLYLSGNTYNFGVTATPNSTGTLTSTSRSKFTTSTPFYGGSIVTINAGTVTTVSKSTTAGAASNIAINVPNQVLGAFDTNIKGEPISVQSMVFHLSSNSSATTKVITSVSLVDKNGSVVAGPKDAAGVNAADGAAGAAGDQTVTFTDTVTFPVGPGTYTLVGKLPGGATGYTNGSTVIASTTPSGWGTVRGQITGNTLTLTNALFGMNTMTVRTANLAVAASNNPSAQIVVAGSQGFTFTNLQFDATQSGEDVRVTTIPLTLTYTGGAGTDVSSCGLYDGATLLTTGSNIVNPDTTASAAPYTFTLDQSLVISKGTVKTISVKCNVSGAATAFVGHWDMTSAQVTALTVTGVTSTGSVTATGSATGLAMTVGSATLAATGDTSGTSYKVASAGTSGVTTAAFRLKATNDNVDLQRIVLKLTNTASSSSSDVTQVHIFDGSTEVGTAVFTGGNSFATSTLNTPVHLLRDTDKVLTVKADLANIGTSQAVTMSGHLINIDIDTNDTAGTYGTGVGSGVRVNSTGSTSIASTGIRVFKSYPSFAQDTITASGLGANLPLLRFKVTADTKGSVNIAKFLLSLSTSSVTISGVNIFAFTDSGYSQPLSGVNSGGQLMSTAVSTGAGGSSYGAIAIYPQTVAGATTTIQVASGNTMYFEVRASTVTTSGTSYNVVTTLKGDTGYPLVSNTYFMSTVAGSDAGSNSALNSLIWSPNSTTTPSVNDVDWTNGYALPGLPSNGISQSRSN from the coding sequence ATGTATCAGACAAAAACAAAGAAATTTGTTGCAGGTTTGATTGGTGCCTCTTTGGCATTAAGTTTGGCTTTCGCGGTCACCGTAAAAGCTGACACCGTATCAGATCTAACAGCACAAATTGCAAGTTTGCTCGCAACCATCACTGGTCTTCAAGCACAACTTTCAACTATTCAAGGAACACCATCAATGAGTACAGGCTTTACTTTCTTAACTGATCTTCAGGTAGGAAGTAAAGGTACTGATGTTATGAATCTTCAAAAGGTTCTCAACATGAGTGCTGACACTCAAGTAGCATCTGGCGCATCAGCCGGAGCTCCTGGTTATGAAACTTCAACCTTCGGTCCTGCTACAAAAGCAGCCGTAATGAAGTTCCAAGCCAAGAAGGGAATCACCCCAGTCCTAGGTTATGTTGGACCTAAGACTCGAGCGGTATTGAACGCGATGTCTACAGTTGTAGTCAATCCGGGCAATCCAAACAATCCTGCTCCAACTCCTGGAACAGGTTTGACCGTTTCAAGTCCAGTTCAACCAGCCACCACGATTGCTCCTAACGGTGCATCTCGTGTTCCATTCACCAAGATTACCTTGACTGCAGGAAATGATGGCGATGTGACTGTCAATTCATTGACAATCCAGCGAACAGGTTTGGCACAAGATGCCGCCTTCGCTAGCATCGTTCTCATCGATGAACAAGGTCTTCAGATTGGTACATCAAAGACTTTCAACTCAAATCACCAAACAACCTTGGGTGACCCATTCGTGATTCCACGAGGCACTTCAAGAACATTGACCGTTGCTGGCAACATGCCAACAAGTGGATCAAGCTACTCTGGACAGGTTGCAACTTTGACTGTTGTTGGAGTTAACACTTCAGCTACTGTCACTGGTTCGCTTCCAATCACCGGTGCAGCTCAAACCATGAACTCTTCTCTTACTCTAGGTACAGCAACATTGTACTCTTCACAGTACGATCCAGCTTCAAACCTCAATAAGAGTATCGGTGATACAGGAGTTAAATTCTCTGGTATCAAAGTTACTGCTGGTTCAGCAGAAGATGTTACCCTTTGGTCAGTTCGCTGGAACCAGACAGGTTCAGCCGGAGCAAGTGATATCGCTAATCTTGTAACAGTTCTTGATGGTACTTCTTACCCAACAATCGTTTCAGCCGACGGTAAGTACTACACGACTCTTTTCCCAAATGGCATCGCCATTCAGAAAGGATTCTCAAAAGAATTCTACATCCAAGGTGATATCGTTGGTTCAGGTTCAGCAAACCGAACTGTAGAGTTTGACCTCTACAACGCTTCAGACCTCTACCTTTCAGGAAACACCTACAACTTCGGTGTTACAGCTACACCAAACTCAACTGGTACTTTGACTTCAACCTCACGTTCAAAGTTCACGACTTCAACTCCGTTCTACGGCGGTTCAATCGTAACTATCAACGCAGGAACAGTTACAACTGTTAGTAAGTCAACGACAGCTGGTGCAGCTTCAAACATTGCAATCAACGTTCCGAACCAAGTTTTGGGAGCCTTCGATACAAACATCAAGGGTGAACCAATCTCAGTTCAGAGCATGGTCTTCCATCTTTCATCCAACTCAAGCGCTACAACGAAAGTTATCACCAGCGTTTCATTGGTTGACAAGAACGGATCAGTTGTTGCCGGTCCTAAGGATGCCGCTGGTGTAAACGCCGCTGATGGCGCAGCCGGAGCAGCCGGAGATCAAACAGTAACCTTTACTGACACAGTTACGTTCCCAGTAGGTCCTGGAACATACACTTTGGTTGGTAAACTTCCTGGTGGTGCTACTGGTTACACTAACGGTTCAACCGTTATTGCTTCTACAACACCTTCAGGTTGGGGAACAGTACGAGGCCAGATCACTGGTAATACTTTGACTCTCACCAACGCTTTGTTCGGAATGAACACGATGACTGTTCGAACCGCAAACCTAGCCGTTGCCGCTTCAAACAATCCTTCAGCCCAAATCGTAGTTGCAGGTTCACAAGGTTTCACCTTCACAAACCTCCAATTCGATGCTACACAGTCAGGTGAAGATGTTCGAGTTACAACGATTCCATTGACCTTGACCTACACCGGTGGTGCAGGTACAGATGTAAGTTCTTGTGGACTGTACGACGGAGCAACCCTCTTGACTACAGGTTCAAACATTGTCAATCCTGACACCACAGCAAGTGCCGCTCCTTATACCTTTACTCTTGACCAATCTCTTGTGATTTCGAAAGGAACCGTCAAGACGATTTCAGTTAAGTGTAACGTGTCTGGTGCCGCTACTGCCTTCGTTGGTCACTGGGATATGACATCAGCTCAAGTTACAGCTCTTACAGTTACAGGTGTTACCTCAACAGGTTCTGTTACAGCAACAGGTTCTGCTACAGGTCTCGCCATGACTGTTGGTTCAGCTACATTGGCTGCCACAGGAGATACTTCTGGAACTTCTTACAAAGTTGCTTCAGCTGGAACATCAGGTGTAACAACAGCTGCCTTCCGATTGAAAGCTACAAACGACAATGTTGATCTTCAGAGAATTGTTCTCAAATTGACCAACACTGCTTCGTCTTCATCATCTGATGTAACGCAAGTTCACATCTTTGATGGATCAACAGAAGTCGGTACCGCAGTATTTACTGGTGGTAACTCATTTGCCACATCAACTCTAAATACTCCAGTACACCTTCTTCGAGATACTGATAAGGTTTTGACAGTCAAGGCTGACTTGGCAAATATCGGTACTTCACAGGCCGTTACGATGTCTGGTCACTTGATTAACATTGATATTGACACCAACGACACTGCAGGTACCTACGGTACAGGTGTTGGATCAGGTGTTCGAGTTAACTCAACAGGTAGTACTTCAATCGCAAGCACTGGTATTCGAGTATTCAAGTCATACCCTTCGTTTGCACAGGATACTATTACTGCTTCTGGACTCGGCGCCAACTTACCACTTCTTAGATTCAAAGTTACAGCAGATACAAAGGGTTCCGTTAACATCGCTAAGTTCTTGCTTAGCTTGTCAACATCTTCTGTTACTATAAGTGGTGTTAACATCTTTGCATTCACTGACTCAGGTTATTCACAACCCCTATCAGGTGTGAACAGCGGAGGTCAGCTTATGTCAACAGCTGTTAGTACAGGTGCTGGCGGTTCAAGCTACGGTGCTATCGCTATCTACCCACAAACAGTTGCAGGTGCTACTACAACCATTCAGGTTGCATCTGGTAACACTATGTACTTTGAAGTACGAGCAAGCACGGTTACCACTTCAGGAACTAGCTACAACGTAGTTACAACCCTAAAGGGTGATACGGGCTACCCATTGGTAAGCAATACCTACTTCATGTCTACAGTTGCTGGATCTGACGCTGGTTCAAACAGCGCTCTTAACAGCTTGATCTGGTCACCAAACAGCACCACGACCCCTTCGGTCAACGATGTTGATTGGACAAACGGCTACGCTCTTCCTGGTTTGCCTTCAAACGGCATCAGCCAGAGTCGATCAAACTAA
- the rplJ gene encoding 50S ribosomal protein L10, whose amino-acid sequence MPISKEKKGEILTKLKTVGAAKAMAFVNFHGLTVANATELRRTLKASGVSYFVAKKSLAKKALTEAGISGTMPELTGELGIAFGEDDIAPSREVFVFQKKFENKITLLGGVFEGKFIGADEAKALALIPSLQTLRAQFVNLINSPIQGLVMVLDGIAKKKV is encoded by the coding sequence ATGCCTATATCAAAAGAAAAGAAAGGAGAAATCTTAACTAAGCTTAAAACTGTTGGTGCTGCAAAAGCTATGGCTTTTGTTAATTTCCACGGCTTAACTGTTGCAAACGCAACGGAACTTCGCAGAACTTTGAAGGCTTCCGGAGTATCATACTTCGTTGCTAAAAAGTCTCTCGCAAAGAAAGCTTTGACGGAAGCTGGTATTTCAGGCACTATGCCAGAACTTACTGGTGAGCTCGGAATCGCCTTCGGAGAAGATGATATCGCTCCTTCACGAGAAGTGTTTGTATTTCAAAAAAAGTTTGAAAACAAAATTACTCTTTTAGGAGGAGTATTCGAGGGAAAGTTTATTGGGGCTGATGAGGCTAAAGCTTTGGCTCTTATCCCATCGCTTCAAACTCTCCGCGCTCAGTTTGTTAACCTTATCAATTCGCCAATACAAGGATTGGTAATGGTTCTCGATGGAATCGCGAAGAAGAAAGTATAA
- a CDS encoding DeoR family transcriptional regulator, which produces MDDNKKDTEVSNKGQNVVNNLVLRLFTKDNYLLFVYKKSERIVSALYLVTNSLSDEEPLKWQLRSLGLHAVAQVLSLSSAQKDRVELLQLLVTDLIKLLSTLEVAYVSGSLSEMNFLILKKELENLLEVIEANGFSSKVLLEHKASLGPDFFTVPPTELKRDLLAQSAQLIYPTQSPEGHIKDSEHSTDNKILQQKTYKGQEKTNNVIKDKSNLDRTHHVSKVGNQSLSGSERENRIIELLKTRNNLNIKDFSSIIKGCSDKTIQRDLLKLVSQGVLKKVGDRRWSRYSLFHSAQ; this is translated from the coding sequence ATGGATGACAACAAAAAGGACACAGAAGTTTCAAATAAAGGACAAAATGTTGTAAATAACCTTGTTTTAAGGCTTTTTACAAAGGACAACTACTTACTTTTTGTATACAAAAAATCTGAAAGAATTGTTTCCGCGTTGTATTTGGTGACCAATTCGCTTTCAGACGAAGAACCTCTCAAATGGCAGTTGAGGAGTTTGGGACTGCATGCTGTAGCTCAAGTTTTGTCTCTTTCCTCAGCTCAGAAAGATCGGGTCGAACTTCTCCAGTTGTTGGTCACCGATCTCATCAAGCTTCTTTCGACTTTGGAAGTCGCGTATGTTTCAGGGTCACTTTCAGAAATGAATTTTCTCATTCTTAAAAAGGAGTTGGAGAATTTACTCGAGGTGATTGAAGCCAACGGATTTAGCTCCAAGGTTTTATTGGAACACAAAGCTTCGTTGGGGCCTGATTTTTTTACAGTACCACCTACCGAGTTGAAAAGAGATTTGTTAGCTCAGTCCGCACAACTTATCTATCCGACACAATCTCCCGAAGGTCACATCAAGGACTCCGAGCATTCAACGGATAACAAAATTTTGCAACAAAAGACATACAAAGGACAAGAAAAAACAAACAATGTAATAAAAGACAAAAGCAATCTTGATAGAACACACCATGTCTCTAAAGTCGGCAATCAATCCCTCAGCGGTTCTGAAAGAGAAAACCGAATAATCGAATTATTAAAGACTAGAAATAACCTTAATATAAAAGATTTTAGCTCAATTATCAAAGGTTGCAGTGATAAAACAATTCAGCGGGATTTGTTGAAGTTGGTCAGTCAGGGTGTCCTTAAAAAAGTGGGTGACCGGCGATGGAGTCGCTACTCTCTATTCCATTCCGCTCAATAA
- a CDS encoding tetratricopeptide repeat protein, protein MNNNWQKILLTFALPIILIGAVAFYIYTDLHRPAINSLSNSETTQNIPIVASTGTSTGGYTVTMLDPKNGKPSQANVKKPDLSASVVNSSHIDDAAFKVIAQNITTLTNDLKKDSTDESKWLNLGIFRKMIGDYPAALEIFTYVSMAWPTDYIPFNNMADLYQFYLKNYSLAEKNWLQVIALKPDYPDAYENLYVVYRDFYKEKQSLALPTLLKGLENNPKSIDLMVYVARHYRSTGDTEKAKIYYNKAIAQARLVKGSQLETMLSTEAGEI, encoded by the coding sequence ATGAACAATAATTGGCAGAAAATTTTACTAACATTTGCCCTCCCTATTATTTTAATTGGGGCGGTTGCATTTTATATTTACACTGATTTGCATCGTCCGGCTATAAATAGTCTTTCAAATTCTGAAACTACGCAAAACATTCCGATAGTCGCAAGTACAGGCACTTCAACTGGAGGCTATACAGTGACGATGCTTGATCCTAAGAATGGAAAACCTTCTCAAGCAAATGTTAAGAAACCAGATCTGAGCGCGTCTGTAGTAAACAGTAGTCACATTGATGATGCGGCTTTTAAAGTAATCGCGCAGAACATTACGACACTCACAAACGATTTAAAAAAAGATTCAACTGATGAGTCAAAGTGGCTTAATCTTGGAATTTTTAGAAAGATGATAGGGGATTATCCTGCGGCTCTTGAAATTTTCACCTATGTTTCCATGGCGTGGCCAACAGATTATATTCCATTCAACAACATGGCCGACCTCTACCAATTTTATTTGAAAAATTATTCCTTGGCTGAGAAAAATTGGCTTCAAGTGATTGCCCTGAAGCCGGATTATCCAGATGCGTATGAAAATCTGTATGTTGTGTACAGAGATTTTTACAAGGAAAAACAAAGCCTGGCCCTGCCGACCCTTCTTAAGGGCTTAGAAAATAATCCAAAAAGTATCGATTTAATGGTATACGTCGCTCGACATTATCGCAGCACTGGAGATACGGAAAAGGCTAAAATATATTATAATAAAGCCATCGCCCAAGCGCGTTTGGTTAAGGGCTCTCAACTTGAAACTATGCTCAGCACTGAAGCCGGTGAAATCTAA
- the rplL gene encoding 50S ribosomal protein L7/L12, translating into MEETKVEVPAKFKSIVDAVESMSVLDLNELVKLLEKKFGVSAAAVAVAAPAAGAAAAGEEKTSYNVELKDGGAQKIAVIKIVKEVLALGLKEAKDLVDGAPKMLKEGMKKAEAEDFKKRIEEAGGKVELK; encoded by the coding sequence ATGGAAGAAACAAAAGTAGAAGTTCCAGCAAAGTTTAAATCAATCGTGGACGCCGTTGAATCAATGTCCGTTCTTGATCTAAACGAGCTTGTGAAATTGCTTGAGAAGAAATTTGGCGTATCAGCCGCGGCAGTTGCCGTCGCCGCTCCAGCCGCAGGTGCCGCCGCAGCAGGTGAAGAGAAAACCTCGTACAACGTAGAGTTGAAAGATGGAGGTGCTCAGAAAATTGCCGTTATTAAAATCGTTAAAGAAGTTTTGGCTCTCGGACTTAAGGAGGCTAAGGATCTCGTAGATGGAGCTCCAAAGATGCTTAAGGAAGGTATGAAGAAAGCCGAAGCGGAAGATTTTAAGAAGAGAATTGAAGAGGCCGGAGGAAAAGTAGAATTGAAATAA